From one Mytilus edulis chromosome 1, xbMytEdul2.2, whole genome shotgun sequence genomic stretch:
- the LOC139482655 gene encoding A disintegrin and metalloproteinase with thrombospondin motifs adt-1-like, whose amino-acid sequence MLIYGNNLLIVILLFKPSDFSSLQESDNCMCSEWSEWTEYTSCSAHCGGGIKSRNRVRKCDDDDTDTTQATICIKKSTQYQVCNTQECGCEKICSSWSGWTEGKCTLMCGGGTLTATRTRQCQGSIGCIEIDQANKPCNTQPCVGCSCDLWSQWSDFGLCSSMCGNGEQKRNRTRECSPKLQCLGASIEYASSHCNLGVCCTDACTPWSHWRGLTCSATCDYGTAKQRRTRMCALPSCNETEDSIGECKTRTCTGTCDSTCTQWGTWTWFPCTKSCNGGTRIRQRTRTCTFPDCLGEDIHSATCNNFKCIECNDTVACSVWSDWVDGDCSESCDVGKQIRTRNRTCIIPECKAEDAYEEICKRKTCEETCDSTCSAWSDWYQGRCSQTCDEGSLIQHRNRTCIHDDCQSIEKKSSPCLNQKPCPATCNKHCSLWTGWKNFDCPVMCGGGTLIWTRVRQCDHTGCQPLETTTSLCNTQSCDEKCDLICSKWSAWSLMGECSTSCGVGTQAKTRERLCSQDDCEVVDQQLDSCMLSSCPDQCTDECSAWSEWGDGSCSVTCGNGTKHSTRNRTCPFPFSILCNVSICTTEETKAENCTEQQCPEHIDCDVTCDTWSYWLESSCSTSCDYGTVMKNRTRACNAYKDTCPGNEIMSERCRNTICPETCDIICTSWSDWYDEECSASCDIGSTHRVRTRQCPESDCKISNVIMVPCQKMSCSDIIQDDQEHQHVTTSSNPCQQGTALYIVHPSDCTKFIQCSNGQNFEMQCPQTTGWNPLLNACDHKRNIPGCT is encoded by the exons ATCAGACAACTGTATGTGTTCCGAGTGGTCAGAGTGGACAGAATACACATCATGCTCTGCTCACTGTGGGGGTGGTATAAAATCAAGGAATCGAGTCAGAAAATGTGACGATGACGATACGGACACAACACAAGCCACCATTTGTATTAAAAAGTCTACACAATATCAAGTCTGTAACACTCAAGAATGTG GATGTGAGAAAATTTGTTCTTCTTGGAGTGGTTGGACTGAAGGAAAATGTACCCTTATGTGTGGTGGAGGTACACTTACAGCAACCAGAACGAGGCAATGTCAGGGATCAATTGGCTGTATTGAAATAGACCAAGCTAATAAACCATGCAATACACAACCATGTGTTGGATGCTCGTGTGATTTATGGTCACAATGGTCTGATTTTGGTCTATGTTCGTCAATGTGTGGTAATGGTGAACAAAAACGAAACAGGACGAGAGAATGTTCGCCAAAACTTCAGTGTTTAGGAGCTTCAATAGAATATGCATCATCTCATTGTAATCTTGGTGTCT GTTGTACTGATGCTTGTACTCCATGGTCGCACTGGAGAGGATTGACTTGTTCCGCAACATGTGACTACGGTACCGCAAAACAAAGACGGACGCGGATGTGTGCTCTTCCGTCTTGTAATGAAACAGAAGACAGCATAGGCGAATGCAAAACACGTACATGTACAG GAACTTGTGATTCAACATGTACACAATGGGGAACATGGACATGGTTCCCTTGTACAAAGTCTTGTAATGGTGGAACCAGGATTCGACAACGAACACGAACGTGTACATTTCCAGATTGTCTCGGGGAAGACATTCATTCCGCAACATGCAATAATTTCAAATGTATAG AATGCAACGATACTGTTGCGTGTTCTGTTTGGAGTGACTGGGTAGACGGTGATTGCTCGGAGTCATGTGATGTCGGAAAACAAATTCGAACAAGAAATCGGACATGTATCATACCTGAATGCAAGGCGGAAGATGCATATGAGGAAATCTGCAAACGTAAAACATGTGAAG aaaCCTGCGACTCGACATGCAGTGCATGGTCAGACTGGTATCAGGGTCGTTGTAGCCAAACATGTGACGAGGGGTCATTAATACAACACAGAAATAGGACATGTATCCATGATGATTGTCAAAGTATTGAGAAAAAATCCTCGCCATGTTTAAACCAAAAGCCTTGTCCAG ctaCTTGCAATAAGCATTGCTCTCTGTGGACTGGGTGGAAGAATTTCGACTGTCCTGTCATGTGTGGCGGTGGAACATTGATATGGACAAGAGTAAGACAATGTGATCATACTGGATGTCAGCCGTTAGAAACTACAACCTCTCTTTGTAATACTCAAAGTTGTGACG aaaaatgtgaTTTAATCTGTTCGAAATGGTCTGCATGGTCATTGATGGGCGAATGTTCAACATCTTGTGGTGTTGGTACGCAGGCAAAAACAAGGGAAAGACTTTGTTCACAGGATGATTGTGAAGTTGTTGATCAGCAATTGGACAGCTGTATGCTAAGTTCCTGTCCAG ATCAGTGTACAGACGAATGTTCAGCCTGGTCAGAATGGGGCGATGGAAGCTGTTCAGTTACATGTGGTAATGGTACCAAACACTCGACGAGAAATCGGACatgcccatttccattctcaattttatgtaatgtGTCTATATGTACAACTGAAGAAACGAAGGCTGAAAATTGTACAGAACAGCAATGCCCGG AACACATTGATTGTGATGTTACTTGTGATACCTGGAGTTATTGGCTGGAGAGTTCGTGTTCAACGTCCTGTGATTACGGAACTGTGATGAAAAATAGAACAAGGGCATGCAACGCCTATAAGGACACGTGCCCTGGTAACGAAATCATGTCGGAACGATGCCGGAACACAATATGTCCAG aaacttgtgatataatttgtacTTCATGGTCTGACTGGTACGATGAAGAATGCTCAGCTTCATGTGACATTGGCTCAACACATAGAGTTAGAACAAGACAATGTCCAGAGAGTGATTGCAAGATATCAAACGTTATTATGGTCCCGTGTCAGAAAATGTCATGCAGTGATATCATACAGGATGACCAAG AACATCAACATGTAACCACAAGCTCTAATCCATGTCAACAAGGGACCGCTCTTTATATAGTACATCCATCCGACTGTACCAAGTTTATACAGTGTTCCAATGGACAGAACTTTGAAATGCAGTGTCCACAAACGACAGGATGGAATCCACTGTTAAATGCATGTGATCATAAACGTAATATACCCGGATGCACTTAA
- the LOC139482640 gene encoding uncharacterized protein isoform X2 — translation MYVATVRKSKPERCEPLNRQMTVRILRHEYLPSLHRQKTEKLPQTRLRDEINLTLETVLKEDIKPLDSTKKQFLICMNSLHGNLKTNPFKLEMKESPIYCGDIPPWKPLDPTIPSYLVPLKVGKMEGRQLEAGYAVFPMPKEKTELSVKVYNLELRSEDRLHLCPRKTVLSVYKVFSWAIQKLNRHYTSMTFETSGTGRHSAMMDLDLKLEFRDDVPHLLLVLPEGQLVEIIPAIAVTKRGPFYITRPFENDINPNSDMRWRINYSMNEEAIMRAIATGDKLQRLNAAKLLAYICRKEWQLRYITSYHIKTVLLHESDFEIDSTPRWQRFSMDDCLKTLIRRLQDYVRRKDLPHFFDEDINLFEHIPNRAFTFMRNALDRLLREDEELARVVQRTRLPKIVY, via the exons AT GTACGTGGCAACTGTGAGGAAATCAAAACCCGAAAGATGTGAGCCATTAAATAGACAGATGACAGTTCGGATCCTAAGACACGAATATCTTCCGTCTCTTCATCGACAGAAAACGGAAAAACTTCCACAAACACGTCTTCGAGATGAAATTAATTTGACGCTTGAGACTGTCCTTAAAGAGGACATCAAACCTTTGGActcaacaaaaaaacaatttctaATATGCATGAATTCGCTTCATGggaatttaaaaacaaacccGTTCAAACTTGAAATGAAAGAAAGTCCAATTTATTGTGGAGATATTCCACCATGGAAACCGTTAGATCCAACAATACCTTCGTATTTAGTGCCCTTAAAAGTCGGCAAAATGGAAGGGAGACAACTTGAAGCGGGATATGCAGTGTTCCCGATGCCAAAGGAGAAAACAGAACTAAGTGTAAAGGTTTATAATTTAGAGCTCAGATCAGAAGATCGACTTCATCTTTGTCCTAGAAAAACTGTTTTGTCGGTTTATAAGGTATTCTCGTGGGCAATACAGAAATTAAATCGACACTACACTTCAATGACATTTGAGACTTCCGGTACAGGACGACACAGTGCGATGATGGACCTCGATTTGAAACTTGAATTTAGAGACGATGTGCCGCATTTACTTCTAGTTTTACCGGAAGGTCAACTTGTCGAAATCATTCCTGCAATAGCTGTGACTAAACGCGGCCCATTTTATATCACACGTCCATTTGAAAATGATATCAATCCAAACTCGGATATGAGATGGCGGATAAATTACTCTATGAACGAAGAAGCAATAATGCGCGCCATTGCAACAGGAGATAAGCTTCAGAGATTAAATGCGGCTAAGCTGCTTGCTTACATTTGTCGGAAGGAATGGCAACTAAGATACATTACATCTTATCATATTAAAACGGTTCTTCTGCACGAGTCAGACTTTGAAATTGATTCCACTCCGCGTTGGCAGAGATTTTCAATGGATGattgtttaaaaactttaatccGGCGTCTGCAAGATTACGTAAGACGAAAGGATCTTCCACATTTTTTCGATGAAGATATTAACTTATTTGAGCATATTCCTAATCGTGCATTCACATTTATGAGAAACGCTTTAGATAGATTACTTCGAGAGGACGAGGAACTAGCCAGAGTAGTTCAAAGAACACGACTCCCAAAAATTGTATATTGA